In Nostoc sp. GT001, a genomic segment contains:
- the rplD gene encoding 50S ribosomal protein L4 produces MVESVVKNWQGEQVGETTFELRVAKEGTASHIVHRALVRQLTNARQGNASTKTRAEVRGGGRKPWRQKGTGRARAGSIRSPLWRGGGVIFGPKPRDFDLKLNRKERRLALRTAFVGRIDDLIVVEEFSTELSRPKTKELVAALARWGIVPESKALLILSEIADTDNVYLSARNIENLKLIAADQLNVFDLLHADKIVVTASALEKIQEVYSA; encoded by the coding sequence ATGGTTGAAAGCGTAGTTAAAAATTGGCAAGGAGAACAGGTCGGCGAAACGACCTTCGAGTTGCGTGTTGCCAAAGAAGGAACAGCGTCTCATATTGTGCACCGCGCCTTAGTACGGCAATTGACTAATGCTCGTCAAGGAAATGCCAGCACAAAAACTCGTGCTGAAGTCAGAGGTGGTGGCCGTAAACCTTGGCGGCAAAAAGGTACTGGTCGCGCTCGTGCAGGGTCTATTCGTTCACCATTGTGGCGTGGTGGTGGTGTGATCTTTGGGCCAAAGCCTAGAGATTTCGACCTGAAGTTGAACCGGAAAGAGCGACGTTTAGCACTGCGGACAGCATTTGTCGGTCGTATTGACGACTTGATCGTAGTAGAAGAATTTAGCACCGAGCTATCTCGCCCGAAGACTAAAGAATTAGTGGCAGCACTTGCCCGTTGGGGAATAGTACCAGAAAGCAAGGCACTGTTAATTTTGTCTGAAATTGCGGATACAGATAACGTTTATTTATCAGCCCGCAACATTGAAAATTTAAAACTAATTGCAGCCGACCAGCTAAATGTTTTTGATTTACTGCACGCTGACAAAATTGTAGTTACGGCATCAGCCCTAGAAAAAATTCAGGAGGTCTACAGTGCCTAG
- a CDS encoding 50S ribosomal protein L23: MPSFDPRDLADLVRRPIVTEKATILMEQNKYTFEVIPKASKPEIKAAIEDLFQVKVVKVNTTLPPRKKRRVGKFIGYKPQYKRAIVTVAPGDEDKIRQVLFPEV, translated from the coding sequence GTGCCTAGCTTTGACCCCCGCGACCTTGCCGACTTAGTACGTCGCCCAATCGTCACCGAGAAAGCGACCATCTTGATGGAGCAAAACAAGTACACCTTTGAAGTAATTCCCAAGGCATCAAAGCCAGAAATTAAGGCTGCGATCGAAGATTTATTTCAGGTCAAGGTTGTAAAAGTCAACACCACCCTACCACCGCGTAAAAAGCGGCGCGTTGGTAAATTTATTGGTTATAAGCCCCAATATAAGCGAGCGATCGTCACCGTCGCACCTGGGGATGAAGACAAGATTAGACAAGTTCTATTCCCAGAAGTCTAA
- the rplB gene encoding 50S ribosomal protein L2 — translation MGTRSYRPYTPSTRQVTISDFAEITRTEPEKSLTTSKHRAKGRNNHGRITSRRRGGGHKQLYRIIDFKRDKHNIPAKVAAIEYDPNRNARIALLYYQDGEKRYILHPNGLKVGTIIISGPEAPFEDGNALPLSKIPLGTSVHNVEFTPGKGGQIVRAAGASAQVVAKEGNYVTLKLPSGEVRLIRRECYATIGQVGNTDARNLSAGKAGRNRWKGRRPKVRGSVMNPVDHPHGGGEGRAPIGRSGPVTPWGKPTLGAKTRNRKKLSSKLIVRRRRKSSKRGRGGRES, via the coding sequence ATGGGTACCCGTTCTTATCGCCCTTATACCCCCAGCACTCGCCAAGTTACAATCTCTGACTTTGCGGAAATTACCAGAACCGAGCCAGAAAAATCCCTAACAACCTCGAAGCATCGCGCTAAAGGTCGGAATAATCACGGACGGATTACTAGTCGTCGCCGGGGTGGCGGACATAAACAGCTTTATCGGATCATCGATTTTAAAAGGGATAAACATAATATTCCGGCAAAAGTCGCAGCAATTGAATATGATCCTAACCGCAATGCCCGGATTGCCCTTTTGTATTACCAAGATGGGGAAAAACGGTACATCCTTCACCCCAACGGGTTGAAAGTTGGAACAATAATTATTTCTGGGCCAGAAGCTCCCTTTGAAGATGGTAATGCCTTACCGCTCTCAAAGATTCCTTTAGGTACTAGTGTTCACAACGTAGAATTTACCCCTGGTAAAGGTGGTCAAATTGTACGTGCTGCTGGTGCTAGCGCCCAAGTCGTGGCAAAAGAAGGTAATTATGTAACTCTCAAGTTGCCTTCAGGAGAAGTCCGCTTGATTCGACGTGAGTGCTACGCCACCATTGGGCAAGTAGGCAACACCGATGCAAGAAACCTGAGTGCAGGTAAAGCCGGACGAAATCGCTGGAAAGGTCGCCGTCCTAAGGTTAGAGGTAGCGTCATGAACCCAGTGGATCACCCACATGGTGGTGGTGAAGGTAGAGCCCCTATCGGTAGATCGGGGCCTGTTACACCTTGGGGTAAACCCACATTGGGTGCGAAGACACGCAATCGCAAGAAACTTAGCAGCAAGTTGATTGTGCGTCGTCGTCGTAAGTCTTCTAAACGCGGTCGCGGTGGTCGTGAATCTTAA
- the rpsS gene encoding 30S ribosomal protein S19 encodes MGRSLKKGPFVADHLLKKIEKLNDNNRKEVIKTWSRASTILPLMVGHTIAVHNGRQHVPVFVNEQMVGHKLGEFAPTRTYRGHGKSDKKAGR; translated from the coding sequence ATGGGTCGTTCTCTAAAAAAAGGTCCTTTCGTTGCGGATCATCTCTTAAAGAAAATTGAAAAGCTCAACGACAACAACAGAAAAGAAGTTATTAAAACTTGGTCAAGAGCTTCGACAATTTTGCCTCTAATGGTAGGTCATACTATCGCTGTTCACAACGGACGCCAACACGTTCCAGTTTTTGTAAATGAACAGATGGTAGGACACAAATTGGGTGAATTTGCCCCAACACGCACCTACAGGGGTCATGGAAAAAGCGACAAAAAAGCGGGTAGGTAG
- the rplV gene encoding 50S ribosomal protein L22 has product MATNTTEVKAIARFIRISAYKVRRVLDQIRGRSYREALIILEFMPYRATEPILKVLRSAAANAEHNAGLDRTQLVITQAYADQGPPLKRFQPRAQGRAYQIRKPTCHITVAVAAAPEK; this is encoded by the coding sequence ATGGCTACTAATACTACTGAAGTAAAAGCGATCGCTCGTTTTATCCGCATCTCGGCCTATAAAGTGCGTCGGGTACTCGATCAAATCCGCGGGCGATCTTACCGAGAAGCGTTAATCATCCTGGAATTCATGCCCTATCGCGCCACTGAACCCATTTTGAAGGTTCTCAGAAGCGCTGCTGCCAATGCCGAACACAACGCTGGGTTAGATCGGACCCAACTAGTGATTACTCAGGCTTATGCCGATCAAGGGCCGCCGTTGAAGCGGTTCCAACCAAGAGCGCAAGGTCGAGCTTACCAAATTCGCAAGCCGACGTGTCATATTACTGTGGCCGTTGCAGCCGCCCCAGAAAAATAA
- the rpsC gene encoding 30S ribosomal protein S3 has protein sequence MGQKIHPVGFRLGITHEHQSRWFAVPDRYPELLQEDYKLRQYIEQKLGRQAQNNAGISEVRIERKADQIDLEVRTARPGVVVGRGGQGIESLRTGLQGLLGSNRQIRINVVEVQRVDADAYLIAEYIAQQLERRVSFRRVVRQSIQRAQRAGVQGIKIQVSGRLNGAEIARTEWTREGRVPLHTLRADIDYSYCTAKTVYGILGIKVWVFKGEIIPGQEPEPLPPASRDRERDPRDREREPRRRQQQRRRQQFEDRSNEG, from the coding sequence GTGGGACAGAAGATTCATCCAGTTGGTTTTCGTCTGGGTATTACACATGAACATCAATCCCGTTGGTTTGCTGTTCCTGATCGTTATCCAGAACTTCTACAAGAAGATTACAAACTGCGTCAATATATAGAACAAAAGCTGGGTAGACAGGCTCAAAACAACGCCGGAATTTCCGAAGTACGGATTGAGCGGAAAGCCGACCAAATCGACTTAGAAGTACGGACAGCTAGACCTGGGGTAGTAGTAGGTCGTGGTGGACAAGGTATTGAATCGTTACGTACCGGACTCCAAGGATTGTTGGGTAGTAATCGTCAAATTCGGATCAATGTAGTTGAAGTTCAACGAGTTGATGCTGATGCCTACCTAATTGCTGAATACATTGCTCAACAATTGGAACGTCGGGTTTCCTTTCGGCGGGTAGTGCGGCAATCTATTCAACGTGCCCAACGTGCTGGTGTCCAAGGTATTAAAATCCAAGTTAGCGGTCGCCTCAACGGTGCAGAAATTGCCCGGACAGAGTGGACTCGTGAAGGTAGAGTACCTTTACATACTTTACGGGCTGACATTGACTACTCTTATTGCACAGCAAAAACTGTTTACGGCATTTTGGGTATCAAAGTATGGGTGTTTAAGGGAGAAATTATTCCTGGACAGGAACCAGAACCGCTACCACCAGCAAGCCGCGATCGCGAACGTGACCCACGTGATCGCGAACGTGAACCCCGTCGCCGTCAACAACAACGTCGTCGCCAGCAATTTGAAGACCGCTCAAATGAAGGATAA
- the rplP gene encoding 50S ribosomal protein L16, whose translation MLSPRRTKFRKQQRGRMEGLATRGSTLNFGDFALQAQEPAWITSRQIEASRRAMTRYIRRGGQIWIRIFPDKPVTMRPAETRMGSGKGNPEFWVAVVKPGRILFEIGGVSEEIAREAMRLASFKLPIKTKFIVRSQPQEQE comes from the coding sequence ATGTTAAGCCCTAGAAGAACTAAATTCCGCAAACAACAGCGGGGACGGATGGAAGGACTAGCCACCCGTGGTAGTACCCTCAACTTCGGTGATTTTGCACTCCAAGCACAAGAACCTGCTTGGATTACCTCACGTCAAATCGAGGCTTCCCGTCGGGCAATGACTCGTTATATTCGTCGGGGTGGACAAATCTGGATTCGGATTTTCCCTGATAAACCTGTAACCATGCGTCCTGCTGAAACCCGGATGGGTTCCGGTAAAGGTAATCCAGAATTTTGGGTAGCTGTAGTCAAGCCAGGACGAATTTTGTTTGAAATTGGTGGAGTTTCTGAAGAAATCGCTCGTGAAGCGATGCGTTTGGCTTCATTTAAACTGCCCATCAAAACTAAGTTTATTGTGCGCTCTCAACCACAGGAGCAGGAGTAG
- the rpmC gene encoding 50S ribosomal protein L29, translated as MPLPKISEARELSDEKLSDEIVAIKRQLFQLRLQKATRQLEKPHQFRQLRHRLAQLLTLETERKRAASQSAKEAK; from the coding sequence ATGCCTCTTCCCAAAATTTCAGAAGCTAGAGAATTAAGCGACGAGAAGCTCTCTGATGAAATTGTCGCGATCAAAAGACAACTATTTCAATTGCGCTTGCAAAAAGCCACCAGACAACTAGAAAAGCCCCATCAGTTCCGACAATTGCGCCACCGCCTAGCCCAATTGCTGACGCTAGAAACAGAACGCAAACGGGCAGCAAGTCAATCGGCTAAAGAAGCAAAGTAG
- the rpsQ gene encoding 30S ribosomal protein S17, which yields MAVKERVGLVVSDKMQKTVVVAIENRAPHPKYGKIVVNTQRYKVHDEENQCKVGDRVRIQETRPLSKTKRWKITEVLNVKPT from the coding sequence ATGGCAGTTAAAGAACGAGTTGGCTTGGTAGTGAGCGATAAAATGCAAAAAACTGTGGTAGTCGCCATAGAAAACCGCGCTCCTCACCCCAAGTACGGCAAGATTGTGGTTAACACCCAACGATATAAAGTTCACGACGAAGAAAATCAGTGTAAAGTAGGCGATCGCGTTCGCATTCAGGAAACTAGACCCCTGAGTAAAACCAAGCGCTGGAAAATCACAGAAGTCCTGAACGTCAAGCCTACTTAA
- the rplN gene encoding 50S ribosomal protein L14: MIQPQTYLNVADNSGARKLMCIRILGGGNRRYGFIGDKIIAVVKDATPNMAVKKSDVVEAVIVRTRKAVSRDSGMSIRFDDNAAVIINKDGNPRGTRVFGPVARELRDKNFTKIVSLAPEVL; this comes from the coding sequence GTGATTCAACCCCAGACTTACCTGAATGTCGCAGATAATAGCGGCGCCCGCAAACTAATGTGTATCCGCATCTTAGGCGGAGGCAACCGTCGTTATGGTTTTATCGGCGATAAAATTATCGCAGTTGTCAAAGATGCTACACCCAACATGGCTGTAAAAAAGTCTGATGTTGTAGAAGCAGTAATTGTTCGGACTCGGAAAGCTGTAAGTCGTGACAGTGGTATGAGTATTCGCTTTGATGATAACGCCGCTGTGATCATCAACAAAGACGGTAATCCCAGAGGCACACGGGTTTTTGGCCCAGTTGCACGGGAACTGCGCGATAAAAACTTTACTAAAATTGTTTCTCTGGCTCCGGAGGTGCTTTAA
- the rplX gene encoding 50S ribosomal protein L24, which produces MATKQGTPKVFHKMHVKTGDTVQVIAGKDKGKVGEITQALPQLSKVIVKGVNIKTKHVKPQQEGESGRIITQEFPIHSSNVMLYSTKQNVASRVGYTFTSEGKKVRKLKKTGEILDK; this is translated from the coding sequence ATGGCAACCAAACAGGGTACGCCCAAAGTATTCCACAAAATGCACGTCAAAACTGGCGACACCGTACAAGTGATTGCTGGCAAAGACAAAGGAAAAGTTGGCGAAATTACTCAGGCACTTCCCCAACTGAGTAAAGTCATCGTCAAAGGTGTCAACATAAAGACCAAGCACGTCAAACCCCAGCAAGAAGGGGAATCAGGGCGAATTATTACCCAAGAATTCCCAATTCATAGCTCCAACGTGATGCTTTATTCCACTAAGCAAAACGTTGCCAGTCGTGTTGGTTACACCTTTACCTCAGAAGGCAAAAAGGTCAGAAAACTCAAGAAAACTGGCGAAATTCTGGATAAATAG
- the rplE gene encoding 50S ribosomal protein L5 yields MPTTRLKTLYQETIVPKLINQFQYTNVHQVPKLVKVTINRGLGEAAQNAKSLEASINEIALVTGQKPVVTRAKKAIAGFKIRQGMPVGIMVTLRAERMYAFFDRLVSLSLPRIRDFRGVSPKSFDGRGNYTLGVREQLIFPEVEYDSIDQVRGMDISIITTAKNDEEGRALLKELGMPFRDQ; encoded by the coding sequence ATGCCGACAACAAGACTCAAAACCTTATATCAAGAGACAATCGTCCCCAAACTGATTAATCAGTTTCAATATACCAACGTTCATCAAGTACCGAAGTTGGTAAAGGTTACGATTAACCGGGGTTTGGGTGAAGCAGCTCAAAATGCGAAGTCTCTAGAGGCATCCATCAACGAAATTGCCCTGGTAACAGGTCAAAAACCAGTGGTGACAAGGGCGAAAAAGGCGATCGCTGGCTTTAAGATTCGTCAAGGTATGCCTGTGGGGATCATGGTGACACTCAGAGCCGAACGGATGTATGCCTTTTTCGATCGGTTAGTTAGCCTGTCATTACCCAGAATTCGAGATTTTCGCGGCGTTAGCCCTAAAAGCTTTGACGGACGCGGTAACTACACTTTGGGTGTAAGAGAACAGCTAATTTTTCCAGAAGTCGAATACGACAGCATCGATCAAGTGCGTGGGATGGATATTTCCATTATCACTACAGCAAAAAACGACGAAGAGGGACGCGCCTTACTTAAAGAATTAGGAATGCCCTTTCGCGATCAGTAA
- the rpsH gene encoding 30S ribosomal protein S8: protein MAANDTIADMLTRIRNANLARHQTTQVPATKLTRSIAKVLREEGFIAEIEEAEEGVKRNLVISLKYKGKNRQPLITALKRVSKPGLRVYSNRKELPRVLGGIGIAIISTSSGIMTDREARRQNLGGEVLCYVW, encoded by the coding sequence ATGGCGGCTAACGACACAATTGCAGATATGCTGACGCGCATCCGCAATGCCAACCTGGCGCGGCATCAAACTACACAAGTGCCAGCTACAAAATTGACCCGGAGCATTGCCAAAGTGCTACGGGAGGAAGGCTTTATTGCTGAAATCGAAGAAGCAGAAGAAGGGGTAAAACGCAATCTGGTGATTTCCCTGAAATACAAGGGAAAAAACCGTCAGCCTCTAATCACCGCCTTAAAGCGAGTGAGTAAGCCTGGCTTGCGTGTTTATTCAAATCGAAAAGAATTACCAAGAGTACTAGGCGGCATTGGCATTGCCATTATTTCTACATCCAGTGGCATTATGACTGACCGCGAAGCGCGGCGTCAGAACTTGGGTGGCGAAGTACTTTGTTACGTTTGGTAG
- the rplF gene encoding 50S ribosomal protein L6 has translation MSRIGKRPITIPAKVQVAIDGTNIVVKGPKGELSRTLRDNVSLSQEGEILHVNRRDETRTSKQLHGLSRTLVANMVEGVSQGFQRRLEIQGVGYRAQLQGRNLVLNMGYSHQVQIEPPDGIQFAVEGTTNVIVSGYDKEIVGNTAAKIRAVRPPEPYKGKGIRYAGEVVRRKAGKTGKGGKK, from the coding sequence ATGTCACGTATTGGTAAACGTCCAATTACTATTCCCGCCAAAGTTCAAGTGGCGATCGATGGTACGAATATTGTGGTGAAAGGCCCGAAAGGAGAACTTTCTCGCACTCTCAGAGATAATGTCTCACTCTCTCAAGAGGGGGAAATATTACACGTAAATCGTCGGGATGAAACTCGGACATCGAAGCAATTGCACGGCTTGAGCCGCACTTTAGTTGCCAACATGGTCGAGGGAGTTTCCCAAGGTTTTCAGCGCCGTTTGGAAATTCAAGGTGTTGGTTACAGGGCACAACTTCAAGGGCGTAACCTAGTTTTGAATATGGGTTACAGCCATCAAGTGCAAATTGAACCACCAGATGGAATTCAGTTTGCCGTAGAAGGTACCACTAACGTCATTGTTAGCGGCTATGACAAAGAAATCGTCGGTAACACAGCCGCCAAGATTCGTGCCGTTCGTCCACCAGAACCTTACAAAGGTAAAGGCATTCGCTATGCTGGTGAAGTGGTCAGACGGAAAGCTGGTAAGACTGGTAAGGGTGGTAAGAAGTAG
- the rplR gene encoding 50S ribosomal protein L18, with protein sequence MKLTRRESKNRRHRRVRGKVIGSPERPRLAVFRSNEHIYAQLIDDTQHQTIVAASTVEPELKSSLASCANRDASVQVGKLIAVRSLEKGITKVVFDRGGNLYHGRVKALADAAREAGLDF encoded by the coding sequence ATGAAACTTACTCGTAGAGAATCAAAAAACCGTCGTCATCGACGCGTTCGTGGCAAAGTGATTGGCTCCCCAGAACGTCCGCGTTTAGCGGTATTTCGTTCTAATGAGCATATTTATGCCCAGCTGATTGATGATACTCAGCATCAAACCATCGTGGCTGCATCGACTGTAGAACCAGAGTTGAAATCTAGTTTAGCGTCATGTGCAAACCGCGATGCATCGGTACAAGTTGGTAAGTTGATCGCAGTGCGATCGCTAGAAAAAGGCATTACCAAAGTAGTCTTCGATCGCGGTGGTAACTTATATCATGGTCGTGTCAAAGCATTAGCTGATGCAGCACGCGAAGCTGGTTTAGATTTCTAA
- the rpsE gene encoding 30S ribosomal protein S5, which translates to MATERKSRTKRAKKEETTWQERVIQIRRVSKVVKGGKKLSFRAIVVVGNERGQVGVGVGKASDVIGAVKKGVADGKKHLIDIPITKSNSIPHPIDGVGGGAKVIMRPAAPGTGVIAGGAVRTVLELAGVRNVLAKQLGSNNPLNNARAAVNALSTLRTLAEVAEDRGIPIQNLYI; encoded by the coding sequence ATGGCAACAGAGCGTAAAAGTAGAACAAAGCGTGCCAAAAAAGAAGAAACCACTTGGCAAGAGCGGGTTATCCAAATCCGCCGCGTAAGTAAAGTGGTCAAAGGTGGTAAAAAACTCAGCTTCCGAGCGATTGTTGTCGTTGGTAACGAACGCGGTCAGGTTGGAGTTGGAGTAGGCAAAGCTTCAGATGTAATAGGTGCCGTCAAAAAAGGCGTAGCCGACGGCAAAAAACACCTCATTGATATCCCAATCACCAAATCCAACTCCATCCCCCATCCCATTGATGGTGTCGGTGGTGGTGCAAAAGTGATTATGCGTCCAGCCGCACCTGGTACTGGGGTAATTGCGGGTGGTGCTGTGCGAACTGTGTTGGAATTAGCAGGAGTTCGTAACGTTTTAGCCAAGCAACTAGGCTCCAACAATCCGCTCAATAATGCTAGAGCCGCAGTTAATGCCTTATCTACACTGCGTACCCTTGCTGAAGTCGCCGAAGATCGCGGTATTCCTATTCAAAATCTCTACATCTAA
- the rplO gene encoding 50S ribosomal protein L15: protein MRLHDVKPQKGSKKRKRRVARGISAGQGASAGLGMRGQKSRSGSGTRPGFEGGQQPLYRRLPKLKGFPIINQRIYTTINVEKLASLPANTEVTLTSLKAAGILTAVKGPLKVLGNGELSIPLKVQAAAFTGSARSKIEAAGGSCEVL from the coding sequence ATGAGACTCCATGATGTTAAGCCGCAAAAAGGCTCAAAAAAACGCAAGCGCCGTGTAGCTAGAGGTATTTCTGCCGGACAAGGCGCTAGTGCTGGTTTAGGTATGCGGGGTCAAAAATCTCGTTCTGGTAGTGGTACCCGACCAGGTTTTGAAGGTGGTCAACAGCCATTGTACCGCCGCTTACCTAAGCTGAAGGGCTTTCCGATTATTAATCAGAGGATTTACACTACGATTAATGTAGAGAAGCTAGCCTCCCTTCCCGCGAATACGGAAGTAACTTTGACCTCATTGAAAGCCGCAGGTATCCTGACTGCTGTCAAGGGGCCACTGAAAGTTCTAGGTAACGGGGAATTGAGCATCCCGCTCAAGGTACAAGCGGCAGCTTTCACAGGTTCAGCGCGTAGCAAAATTGAGGCAGCTGGTGGTAGTTGTGAAGTCTTATGA
- the secY gene encoding preprotein translocase subunit SecY — MISRDKAPTAQETFMQMAQAAGLRGRLLVTVGILILVRLGIFLPVPGIDRPRFAEAISGSNSIFGLLDIFSGRGLSTLGVFALGILPFINASIIIQLLTAAIPSLENLQKNEGEAGRRKISQITRYVTVVWAILQSTAFSALFLQQFALNPGPIFVAETAIALTAGSMFVMWASELITERGIGNGASLLIFVNIVASLPKALGDTIDLVQVGGRETVGRVIVLILVFLATIVGIVIVQEGMRRIPIISARRQVGRRVLAEQRSYLPLRLNQGGVMPIIFAAAILSLPLLIANFTKNAELANIVNTYLSPGGSSSWVYALVYMVSIVFFSYFYSSLILNPVDVAQNLKKMGSSIPGIRPGKATSEYIERVSNRLTFLGAIFLGFVAIIPTAVESALNVKTFQGIGATSLLILVGVAIETAKQVQTYVISQRYEGMVK; from the coding sequence ATGATCAGTCGAGATAAAGCCCCAACGGCTCAAGAAACTTTTATGCAGATGGCGCAGGCAGCCGGGCTAAGAGGTAGGCTGCTTGTCACCGTCGGTATCTTAATTTTGGTTCGCCTGGGTATTTTCTTACCCGTTCCAGGGATTGATAGACCAAGATTTGCCGAAGCCATATCGGGCAGTAATTCCATATTTGGCTTACTGGATATATTTTCCGGGCGAGGACTTTCGACTTTGGGAGTCTTTGCTTTAGGAATTTTGCCCTTCATTAATGCGTCTATTATCATCCAATTGCTCACGGCGGCCATTCCATCTTTAGAAAATTTACAGAAAAATGAAGGGGAAGCTGGTCGGCGAAAAATATCGCAAATTACCCGATATGTAACTGTAGTTTGGGCAATTCTTCAAAGTACAGCTTTTTCGGCATTATTCCTCCAGCAATTTGCCTTAAACCCAGGTCCCATATTTGTCGCTGAAACTGCGATCGCTCTGACTGCTGGTTCAATGTTCGTTATGTGGGCATCAGAACTAATTACAGAACGGGGTATTGGAAACGGTGCATCCTTGTTGATTTTTGTCAATATTGTTGCATCATTACCAAAAGCTTTGGGTGACACCATCGACTTGGTGCAAGTCGGCGGTCGGGAAACAGTAGGTCGGGTGATCGTGCTGATCTTAGTTTTCCTAGCAACAATTGTTGGTATTGTGATTGTTCAAGAAGGAATGCGCCGCATCCCAATTATTTCGGCTCGTCGCCAAGTAGGTCGGAGAGTTTTGGCAGAGCAACGTAGCTATCTCCCTCTGCGGCTAAATCAAGGCGGCGTAATGCCAATTATTTTTGCTGCTGCCATCCTCAGCTTGCCACTGCTGATCGCCAATTTTACTAAAAATGCCGAATTGGCGAATATAGTTAACACTTATTTGAGTCCAGGCGGTTCTAGCTCCTGGGTCTATGCCTTGGTCTACATGGTTTCCATAGTTTTCTTCAGCTACTTCTATTCTTCGTTGATTCTCAACCCAGTAGACGTGGCGCAGAACTTGAAAAAAATGGGTTCTAGTATTCCTGGAATTCGTCCCGGCAAGGCAACTAGCGAGTATATCGAACGCGTTTCCAACCGACTCACTTTTTTGGGTGCGATCTTTTTGGGCTTTGTTGCGATTATCCCCACAGCCGTGGAAAGTGCTTTGAATGTGAAAACTTTCCAGGGGATAGGTGCTACCTCTTTGTTAATTTTAGTTGGTGTGGCAATTGAGACAGCCAAACAAGTCCAAACTTATGTCATATCTCAGCGCTATGAAGGAATGGTGAAATAA
- a CDS encoding adenylate kinase has protein sequence MTRLIFLGPPGAGKGTQAQTLAEHLNIPHISTGEILRQAMKEQTPLGIKAQSYVDSGELVPDQLVQDLVQERLDQPDAKNGWILDGFPRKVTQAAFLEKLLEAIHQGGERVVNLDAPDEIVIARLLARGRKDDTEEVIRRRLEVYRAETAPLIDYYGDRKKLLTVNGNQSQEDVTGELQKVIAS, from the coding sequence GTGACGCGATTAATCTTCTTGGGGCCACCTGGAGCGGGTAAAGGAACACAAGCTCAAACTTTGGCTGAACACTTGAATATTCCCCATATTTCTACGGGTGAAATATTAAGACAAGCTATGAAAGAGCAGACTCCTTTAGGAATCAAAGCTCAAAGTTATGTTGATAGCGGCGAGTTAGTACCCGACCAGCTAGTGCAGGACTTGGTACAGGAGCGCCTCGATCAACCAGATGCCAAAAATGGTTGGATTCTGGATGGATTTCCCCGGAAAGTGACCCAAGCAGCTTTTTTGGAGAAGTTACTGGAAGCAATACATCAAGGTGGCGAAAGGGTAGTCAATTTAGATGCACCAGATGAAATTGTAATTGCACGTTTGCTAGCTAGAGGACGAAAAGATGATACTGAAGAGGTAATTCGTCGTCGTTTAGAAGTGTATCGTGCTGAAACTGCACCTTTAATTGATTATTACGGCGATCGCAAAAAACTCCTAACAGTCAATGGCAATCAGTCCCAAGAAGATGTCACTGGTGAACTACAAAAGGTAATCGCTTCGTGA
- the infA gene encoding translation initiation factor IF-1: MSKQDLIEMEGTVTESLPNAMFRVDLDNGFNVLAHISGKIRRNYIKILPGDRVKVELTPYDLTKGRITYRLRKK; the protein is encoded by the coding sequence TTGTCTAAGCAAGATTTGATTGAAATGGAAGGCACGGTTACAGAGTCATTGCCCAATGCGATGTTTCGCGTTGACTTGGACAATGGTTTTAACGTGCTAGCACACATTTCCGGCAAGATTCGCCGAAATTATATCAAGATTTTGCCCGGCGATCGCGTCAAGGTGGAGTTAACACCCTACGACTTGACCAAAGGCAGAATTACTTATCGACTACGAAAGAAGTAA
- the rpmJ gene encoding 50S ribosomal protein L36, which produces MKVRASVKKICEKCNVIKRRGRVMVICVNPKHKQRQG; this is translated from the coding sequence ATGAAAGTTAGAGCCTCAGTCAAGAAAATTTGTGAAAAGTGTAACGTGATCAAACGTCGTGGTCGCGTTATGGTGATCTGCGTGAACCCGAAACACAAGCAACGTCAAGGATAA